Proteins found in one Populus alba chromosome 14, ASM523922v2, whole genome shotgun sequence genomic segment:
- the LOC118041606 gene encoding mitogen-activated protein kinase 4-like translates to MIPCAFVFEKLIGSPDDSSLGFLRSENARRYVRQLPQYPRQNFAARFPNMSAGAVELLEKMLVFDPNRRITVDEALCHPYLEPLHGINEEPVCPKPFSFDFEQPSFTEENIKELIWRESVNFNPDS, encoded by the exons ATGATACCTTGTGCATTTGTCTTTGAAAAGCTCATAGGTTCACCTGATGACTCCAGTCTTGGTTTCCTACGAAGCGAGAATGCTCGAAGATATGTTAGGCAGCTTCCGCAATACCCCAGGCAAAATTTTGCTGCTAGATTTCCTAACATGTCTGCTGGTGCTGTCGAATTGTTGGAGAAAATGCTGGTCTTTGATCCAAATAGGCGCATTACAG TCGATGAGGCACTGTGCCATCCATACTTGGAACCTCTTCATGGCATCAATGAGGAGCCTGTTTGCCCAAAGCCTTTCAGCTTTGATTTTGAGCAACCATCTTTTACTGAAGAAAACATCAAGGAACTCATCTGGAGGGAATCTGTAAACTTCAATCCAGATTCATGA
- the LOC118041603 gene encoding putative UDP-rhamnose:rhamnosyltransferase 1 — translation MAEQLHIVMLPWIAFGHMIPFFQLSIDLAKAGIKVSFVSTPRNIKRLPKIPPSLADLVKFVEFPLPSLDNDILPEDGEATVDIPAEKIEYLKTAYDLLQHPLKQFIADQLPDWIIIDMIPYWMVEIAREKKVPLIHFSVFSAVAYVFLGNPECLLVGDGQKRLRPSWTSMITKPEWVDFPSSVAYRNHEAVGIFEWIYTGNASGITDGGRVSKILHGCQAVAVRSCAEFEGDYLNLFERLLGKPVIPVGLLPQEKPERKEFTDGRWGEIFKWLDDQKPKSVVFVGFGSEYKLTRDQVYEIAHGLELSGLPFLWALRKPGWANDDLEALPSGFGERTSDRGIVCMGWAPQMEILGHPSIGGSLFHSGWGSIIETLQFGHTLILLPFIVDQPLCARYLVEKGLGVEVQRGEDGSFTRDGVAEALKLAMVSEEGKSLREKASEAAAIFGNQKLHQDYYIGKFVEFLKKKK, via the coding sequence ATGGCAGAGCAACTTCACATAGTGATGCTTCCATGGATTGCCTTTGGCCATATGATACCTTTCTTTCAACTTTCCATAGATTTAGCCAAAGCTGGAATCAAAGTCTCCTTTGTTTCAACCCCAAGAAACATCAAAAGACTCCCTAAAATTCCTCCAAGTCTAGCAGACTTGGTGAAATTCGTAGAGTTTCCACTACCAAGCTTAGACAATGATATCTTGCCAGAAGATGGAGAGGCCACGGTTGACATTCCCGCGGAGAAAATCGAGTACCTGAAGACTGCATATGATCTCCTGCAGCACCCCTTGAAGCAGTTCATCGCCGATCAACTTCCAGACTGGATAATCATTGACATGATTCCTTATTGGATGGTAGAGATTGCTAGAGAAAAAAAGGTTCCTCTTATTCATTTCTCTGTTTTCTCTGCTGTTGCATATGTGTTTCTTGGGAACCCAGAGTGCTTATTAGTTGGCGATGGTCAAAAAAGACTTAGGCCTTCATGGACGAGTATGATAACGAAACCAGAGTGGGTTGACTTTCCCTCCTCGGTAGCTTATCGAAACCACGAGGCTGTTGGAATTTTTGAATGGATTTATACAGGAAATGCTTCTGGGATCACGGATGGTGGAAGGGTCTCCAAGATACTCCATGGATGCCAAGCTGTAGCGGTACGCAGCTGTGCCGAGTTCGAAGGAGACTACTTGAATCTATTTGAAAGGCTGCTAGGAAAACCCGTGATCCCAGTAGGTTTGTTGCCCCAGGAGAAGCCAGAAAGAAAGGAATTCACTGATGGGAGGTGGGGTGAAATCTTTAAATGGCTCGATGACCAAAAGCCGAAGTCCGTTGTGTTTGTAGGGTTTGGTAGCGAGTATAAGCTAACCAGAGATCAAGTATATGAGATTGCTCACGGGCTAGAGTTATCTGGATTGCCATTTCTGTGGGCATTACGAAAACCCGGTTGGGCCAACGATGATCTTGAAGCTCTGCCTTCAGGATTCGGTGAAAGGACATCTGATAGAGGGATTGTTTGCATGGGATGGGCGCCACAGATGGAAATCTTGGGTCATCCATCAATCGGGGGATCATTATTTCACTCTGGATGGGGTTCTATTATTGAAACTTTGCAGTTTGGTCACACCCTTATTCTCTTGCCATTCATCGTCGACCAACCTTTGTGTGCAAGGTATTTGGTTGAGAAGGGTTTAGGTGTGGAAGTACAGAGAGGGGAAGATGGGTCGTTTACCCGCGATGGTGTAGCCGAGGCTCTGAAACTCGCAATGGTATCCGAGGAAGGAAAAAGCTTGAGGGAGAAAGCAAGTGAAGCTGCTGCGATTTTCGGAAACCAGAAGTTGCATCAGGATTACTATATTGGTAAGTTTGTTGAATTtctcaaaaagaagaaatga